The Candidatus Nanopelagicus abundans genome includes a region encoding these proteins:
- a CDS encoding carbohydrate ABC transporter permease has translation MKLKKAKQPKLPTAARLLLYPSVITLFIIGIFPLLFAVWVSTRQYQLSKAYEPKTFLGLDNYVTVLTSPEFWEALRITFTFLIIALPLQLIMGTLIAVYIYNLKSPSLSSLLRVILVLPIAVTPTITGLLGRLIFNSEFGIINYVLSFIGIEPVQWLADQRAAFIAIIILDTWQWTPFAALVLIASLMVIPAQVLEAGKLDAGTGFNLFRYMQLPFLLPGFTALLILRTADILKMYDTVYAFSKGGPGVATELVSLYINRIGFGKTFDIGLGSAQAILLLFICIGLSRAYIKIFYREIQV, from the coding sequence ATGAAGTTGAAAAAAGCTAAACAGCCTAAGTTGCCTACTGCTGCACGTTTATTACTTTATCCGTCGGTTATTACTCTATTTATTATTGGAATTTTTCCATTACTTTTCGCAGTTTGGGTGAGTACTCGTCAGTATCAACTTTCGAAGGCCTATGAGCCAAAAACTTTTTTAGGACTTGATAATTACGTAACTGTCTTAACTAGCCCTGAATTTTGGGAAGCTTTGAGAATTACATTTACGTTTTTGATTATTGCTTTACCCCTGCAATTAATTATGGGAACTTTAATCGCAGTGTATATATACAACCTAAAATCGCCTTCGCTTTCATCTTTACTAAGGGTAATTCTAGTTCTACCGATTGCAGTTACTCCTACTATTACCGGGCTATTAGGTAGGCTAATTTTTAATAGTGAGTTCGGAATTATTAATTATGTTCTTTCATTTATTGGAATTGAACCTGTCCAATGGCTAGCGGATCAGAGAGCAGCATTTATTGCCATAATCATTTTAGATACGTGGCAGTGGACACCGTTTGCTGCGCTGGTATTAATTGCTAGTTTGATGGTTATTCCTGCTCAAGTTCTTGAAGCTGGCAAATTAGATGCTGGCACAGGATTTAATCTATTTAGATATATGCAATTACCATTTTTGCTACCTGGGTTTACTGCTTTATTAATTTTAAGAACTGCTGACATACTAAAAATGTATGACACTGTTTATGCATTCTCAAAGGGAGGCCCTGGAGTTGCAACTGAATTAGTTAGTTTGTACATAAATAGAATTGGTTTTGGAAAAACCTTTGATATTGGCTTAGGATCTGCCCAAGCAATTTTGCTTTTGTTTATTTGTATTGGACTTTCTCGAGCATATATTAAGATCTTCTATAGAGAGATCCAGGTATAG
- a CDS encoding BtpA/SgcQ family protein produces MAIPLDKIFKAKKPIIGMVHLPASPGQPQAKSNPDLKSIITAVKADIKALQDGGIDGLLFCNESDLPYTTKLSSEVGAWTTFLVGAVYDQIKIPYGVNLLWDPIASIEAAAGCGASFVREVMCGSFASEMGVLSPDPALVAQARTRLKADQIALFTNIVPEFASALEGRTVAQRAKAAEYFGFDAILISGPVAGVAFSEADLLEAKSAAKNIPIFANTGVNAQTVAKTLEMADGVISGSAMKIDGKTFNPVDPKRVIELVQAANKSR; encoded by the coding sequence ATGGCTATCCCACTAGATAAGATATTTAAAGCAAAAAAACCCATTATTGGCATGGTGCACCTACCTGCCTCACCCGGACAGCCGCAAGCAAAATCAAACCCAGATTTAAAATCAATTATCACTGCAGTTAAGGCAGATATTAAAGCGTTACAAGATGGTGGAATTGATGGACTCTTATTTTGTAATGAGTCAGATCTTCCGTACACCACAAAATTAAGTTCTGAAGTTGGGGCTTGGACAACATTTTTAGTTGGTGCAGTTTATGATCAAATTAAAATTCCCTATGGCGTAAACCTGTTATGGGATCCAATTGCTTCAATTGAAGCTGCTGCTGGTTGTGGCGCCTCATTTGTGCGCGAAGTTATGTGTGGTTCCTTTGCCAGTGAGATGGGTGTACTAAGTCCAGATCCAGCCTTAGTTGCACAAGCTCGCACAAGATTAAAGGCAGATCAAATTGCACTATTTACCAATATTGTTCCTGAGTTTGCTTCAGCACTTGAAGGCCGAACTGTTGCCCAACGGGCTAAGGCGGCTGAGTACTTTGGATTTGATGCAATATTAATTTCTGGCCCAGTAGCTGGTGTGGCATTTAGTGAAGCTGACCTATTAGAAGCAAAGAGTGCTGCTAAAAACATACCTATTTTTGCAAATACTGGAGTGAATGCTCAAACAGTTGCTAAAACTTTAGAGATGGCAGATGGTGTGATTTCAGGCAGTGCTATGAAAATTGATGGCAAAACCTTTAATCCAGTTGATCCAAAGCGAGTAATTGAATTAGTACAAGCAGCAAATAAATCTAGATAA
- a CDS encoding NAD(P)-dependent alcohol dehydrogenase: MLALVLERKNELNLRDFPIDEKLGPNDVRIRMRTVGICGSDVHYYTHGYIGKFVVKAPMILGHEGAGEIIEIGSEVKSLKIGDLVCMEPGVPNPHSPELMIGRYNLDPEISFWATPPFHGCLRPEVIHPEQFTFKLPEGVSLAEGAMVEPVAVGMMAATRAGIKPGDIALVFGAGPIGLVTAMSALAGGCSKVIITDIQQPKLEIAGTIPGVFPVNTVNEDLTSVIAKATRGRGVDIVFECSGNEKVAAAVVTHLRPGGTVVHIGIPLENVSWDLAAAIVKEARIESVFRYAHVYPKALDLMSSGKLNVKPLITHHFGFSESIAAFDFAKNMPPNGIKIHIDMDK, translated from the coding sequence ATGTTGGCACTAGTTTTAGAGCGCAAAAATGAATTAAATCTTCGTGACTTTCCAATCGATGAAAAATTAGGCCCAAATGATGTTCGAATTCGAATGCGAACAGTGGGAATTTGTGGCAGCGATGTTCACTACTACACCCATGGTTACATTGGTAAGTTTGTTGTAAAAGCACCCATGATTCTTGGTCATGAAGGTGCTGGAGAAATAATTGAAATTGGTTCTGAAGTAAAATCCTTAAAAATTGGTGACTTAGTTTGCATGGAACCGGGCGTACCAAATCCACATAGCCCAGAGTTAATGATTGGAAGATACAACTTAGACCCAGAAATTAGTTTTTGGGCTACGCCACCCTTTCACGGTTGCTTACGTCCTGAAGTAATTCATCCCGAACAATTCACATTTAAATTGCCTGAAGGTGTCTCACTTGCAGAGGGAGCAATGGTCGAACCAGTTGCCGTAGGGATGATGGCTGCAACTAGGGCTGGAATCAAACCTGGTGACATAGCTTTAGTTTTCGGAGCAGGACCAATTGGTCTGGTAACAGCTATGTCTGCTCTAGCAGGAGGATGCAGCAAGGTAATAATTACAGATATACAGCAACCTAAATTAGAAATTGCAGGAACAATTCCGGGTGTATTCCCTGTTAATACAGTTAATGAAGACTTAACATCAGTAATTGCAAAAGCTACTCGAGGTCGAGGGGTAGATATAGTTTTTGAGTGCTCTGGAAATGAAAAAGTCGCAGCCGCTGTGGTTACACATTTAAGACCAGGTGGAACCGTAGTTCATATTGGAATTCCACTTGAAAATGTGTCGTGGGATCTAGCAGCTGCGATCGTAAAAGAAGCGAGAATTGAAAGCGTATTTAGATACGCACATGTTTATCCAAAAGCTCTCGACTTAATGAGCAGCGGTAAATTAAATGTAAAACCATTGATAACTCATCATTTTGGCTTTAGCGAAAGTATCGCAGCTTTTGATTTTGCAAAAAATATGCCTCCGAACGGTATCAAAATACATATTGACATGGACAAGTAA
- a CDS encoding ABC transporter substrate-binding protein → MQKLKKVYAATTATLLALSLTVGNVSSANAAWDVKTAAAPYKGTTINLPFLDRPGYKAAIKMIPAFEKATGIKVKYDIIPYESTLSKLTLDFTGGKAAYDGVLADVVWIGNFGASGWMVPLKKFYNDKKLADPALNLKGFFPILLDSFGTWNKTVYGLPFDNYAGVMFYNKCMLKDAGFSGPAKTYQEIIDTYGPKISKDGKYAYALQSARGETQSADSFMRMVWAGGGSLLDSSFKPNLSSAKSIAGLQLRQDLMKFMPASIVADDHSEVVNAFAAGKVAMITEWSAFNATITDPATSKVTPECLGYGLEPSGPVGKPMPALGGFSLGVSTKTSAKKQAATWLFIQWVTSEANAKTYVKNGGVSGRQAVYKDAEVAKSGLFGPMVQTWEKYGNAVFRPRFPEWPAMSEEIAAVGTDIQSGKTSVKDGAAKLDASLLKILTDGGYYSGKKPKLQ, encoded by the coding sequence ATGCAAAAGTTAAAAAAAGTATATGCAGCAACAACTGCAACGCTTTTAGCTTTGTCGTTGACTGTTGGTAATGTTTCAAGTGCAAATGCTGCTTGGGATGTTAAAACAGCTGCAGCCCCTTACAAGGGAACAACAATTAATTTACCATTCCTTGATCGCCCAGGATATAAAGCTGCTATCAAAATGATTCCAGCTTTTGAAAAAGCAACTGGTATTAAGGTTAAGTATGACATCATTCCTTACGAGAGTACGCTGTCAAAGCTAACACTAGATTTCACTGGTGGAAAAGCTGCTTATGATGGTGTTCTTGCCGATGTTGTATGGATTGGAAACTTCGGAGCATCTGGTTGGATGGTTCCATTGAAGAAGTTTTACAACGATAAGAAACTTGCAGATCCAGCATTGAATCTAAAAGGTTTCTTCCCAATTCTTCTTGACTCTTTTGGTACTTGGAACAAGACTGTTTACGGACTGCCATTTGATAACTACGCAGGCGTAATGTTCTATAACAAGTGCATGCTAAAAGATGCAGGTTTCTCTGGACCAGCAAAAACTTATCAAGAAATTATTGATACATACGGTCCAAAGATTTCCAAGGATGGAAAATATGCCTATGCATTACAATCAGCTAGAGGTGAAACTCAATCAGCTGACTCATTTATGCGTATGGTCTGGGCTGGCGGAGGTTCATTATTAGACTCTTCATTCAAGCCAAATCTTTCATCTGCTAAGTCAATTGCTGGATTACAATTACGCCAGGATTTGATGAAGTTCATGCCAGCAAGCATCGTTGCTGATGATCACTCTGAAGTTGTAAATGCATTTGCTGCCGGAAAAGTAGCAATGATTACTGAGTGGAGTGCGTTTAACGCAACAATTACTGATCCAGCTACCTCTAAGGTAACTCCAGAATGTCTTGGATATGGATTAGAGCCTTCTGGTCCAGTAGGTAAGCCAATGCCAGCACTAGGTGGATTCTCACTAGGAGTTAGCACAAAGACATCTGCAAAGAAGCAAGCTGCTACTTGGCTCTTCATTCAGTGGGTAACTTCAGAGGCTAATGCCAAGACTTACGTCAAGAATGGCGGAGTTTCTGGTCGTCAAGCTGTTTACAAAGATGCTGAAGTTGCTAAGTCAGGACTATTCGGACCAATGGTTCAAACTTGGGAGAAATACGGAAACGCAGTGTTCCGTCCTCGCTTCCCAGAGTGGCCAGCAATGTCTGAAGAAATTGCCGCAGTAGGTACTGATATCCAATCAGGTAAGACTTCTGTAAAAGATGGAGCTGCAAAGCTTGATGCATCATTACTGAAGATCCTTACAGACGGTGGCTATTACTCTGGCAAGAAGCCAAAGCTTCAATAG
- a CDS encoding 6-phospho-3-hexuloisomerase, with amino-acid sequence MITQGDQDSPVNLIKKAIQEVEGVFTPSTFLNLNQLCESLATAKNIICYGVGREGLMMKSLTMRLTHLGLNAYFVGDMNVPPATKEDLLLVSAGPGFFSTVDALVGVATKTDCKAIVFTARPDRLNEHTYHQVVHIPAQTMADDLKNPNGVLPMGSLYEAALFLFFEIVIITLREVLQESAESMRARHTNLE; translated from the coding sequence GTGATTACACAGGGGGATCAAGATTCTCCTGTAAACCTAATCAAAAAAGCTATACAGGAAGTAGAGGGTGTATTTACACCCTCTACTTTCTTGAATTTAAATCAGTTGTGTGAATCCCTTGCCACGGCAAAAAATATAATTTGTTACGGGGTAGGGCGCGAGGGCTTAATGATGAAATCATTAACAATGCGATTAACACATTTAGGGCTTAATGCATATTTTGTAGGGGACATGAATGTTCCACCTGCAACAAAAGAGGATCTACTGCTTGTAAGTGCAGGACCAGGCTTTTTTTCAACTGTCGATGCGTTAGTTGGTGTTGCTACCAAGACAGATTGCAAAGCCATAGTATTTACAGCAAGGCCGGATAGACTCAATGAGCATACCTACCATCAAGTTGTCCATATCCCTGCACAAACCATGGCTGATGACTTGAAAAATCCAAATGGTGTTTTGCCAATGGGTAGTCTTTATGAAGCAGCTCTGTTTCTTTTTTTCGAAATAGTTATAATCACACTACGTGAAGTACTCCAAGAAAGTGCCGAGTCCATGAGGGCAAGACACACCAACTTAGAATAG
- a CDS encoding NAD(P)-dependent oxidoreductase yields the protein MAKVSFIGLGIMGTGMVGNLVKAGHDVTVWNRTAAKLKEIEKIGAKTVSDPADLLKDADFFMYCLADDAAIKDVITGGHNLAAKVKPGTIAIDLSTIDPQTSDEERVIYEKNRVAFLDAPVFGTKGEARDGGLWIVIGGDETVFNKSLSVLKPISETTHYMGKSGNGAKMKLVGNLLVASQIVSIGEALSLAKNAGLDLRKVLEVAAVADFKTPIYAGVGAGVIKGDYEVNFPLKLMLKDARLIQAFAKRFNSPVTIASTTEELAKEGVDAGLGELNASAIVKVISKRAGVDLVE from the coding sequence ATGGCAAAGGTTAGCTTTATTGGACTTGGCATCATGGGCACTGGCATGGTGGGAAATTTAGTAAAGGCTGGCCATGATGTAACTGTATGGAATCGAACCGCTGCTAAGTTAAAAGAGATTGAGAAGATCGGTGCTAAAACCGTTTCAGATCCAGCTGACTTGCTTAAAGATGCTGATTTCTTCATGTACTGCCTAGCAGATGATGCTGCCATTAAAGATGTAATTACCGGTGGACATAATTTAGCAGCCAAAGTTAAGCCAGGAACTATTGCAATTGATCTATCAACTATTGATCCACAAACTAGTGATGAAGAGCGAGTGATCTATGAGAAAAATAGGGTTGCCTTCCTTGACGCGCCAGTCTTTGGTACTAAAGGTGAGGCCCGAGATGGTGGTCTTTGGATAGTAATTGGTGGAGATGAAACTGTATTTAATAAGAGTTTGTCTGTACTTAAACCAATAAGTGAAACCACTCATTACATGGGTAAATCTGGTAATGGTGCCAAAATGAAATTAGTAGGAAATCTACTTGTAGCATCTCAAATAGTTTCAATTGGTGAAGCGCTATCTCTTGCAAAAAATGCTGGTCTAGATCTTCGCAAAGTTCTTGAAGTAGCTGCAGTAGCGGATTTTAAAACACCTATCTACGCTGGTGTTGGTGCTGGTGTTATTAAGGGTGATTATGAGGTTAACTTCCCGCTAAAACTTATGTTAAAGGATGCCCGATTAATTCAAGCTTTTGCTAAGCGTTTTAACTCTCCTGTAACTATTGCTAGTACTACCGAAGAGTTAGCCAAAGAGGGTGTTGACGCTGGTCTTGGTGAATTAAATGCCTCTGCAATTGTCAAGGTAATATCTAAGCGAGCAGGAGTTGATCTCGTTGAGTAA
- a CDS encoding putative quinol monooxygenase, whose product MIVTAIFEAKAGKADELRKQLHNGASASWQESGVKSYAVHELIDRPGVFMNIEVYENEAAFKSHLETAHVKAFLGMLDDLLANPLTVYQGSALFGGENAKSSI is encoded by the coding sequence ATGATAGTAACTGCGATATTTGAGGCCAAGGCAGGCAAAGCAGATGAGTTACGCAAACAACTACATAATGGTGCTAGTGCTTCTTGGCAGGAGTCTGGTGTGAAAAGTTACGCCGTTCATGAGTTAATTGATCGTCCTGGTGTATTTATGAATATTGAAGTGTATGAGAATGAAGCAGCATTTAAATCACATCTTGAAACAGCTCATGTGAAAGCATTTTTAGGGATGCTAGATGATCTCTTAGCTAATCCATTAACTGTTTACCAAGGCAGTGCGCTATTTGGTGGTGAAAACGCAAAATCAAGTATTTAA
- a CDS encoding class I fructose-bisphosphate aldolase, translating into MFDPKSKKCINIALDLGVFGDRSFAKGIENLATALPQILAGKPDVIQLNPGGLKIFNKLKLKTNVAIALRLDVTNVYEARDIDYAWDTANIASLDLANDKNVACVVLNLLNLDENSRLQEQCIQNIQLAVAKCKKAAIPLMVEPLVMTAKAGAGSASVGDVNKIASLVRQAVELGADIIKVDATTPMSDFHQVVEIASGVPVLVRGGGQVTPRELIERTRIAIDSGASGVVYGRNVVQHANPAKFIKSIRAIVHQDATVDEAMKILDK; encoded by the coding sequence ATGTTTGACCCTAAATCAAAAAAATGTATAAATATTGCTCTAGATCTAGGTGTTTTTGGTGATCGATCTTTTGCAAAAGGTATTGAAAACTTAGCCACTGCCCTACCCCAAATTTTGGCTGGAAAGCCTGATGTTATTCAATTAAATCCAGGTGGATTAAAGATATTTAACAAATTAAAGTTAAAAACTAATGTAGCAATTGCCCTTCGCCTTGATGTCACAAATGTATATGAGGCACGGGATATTGATTACGCTTGGGATACCGCCAATATTGCAAGCCTAGATCTTGCAAATGATAAGAATGTTGCCTGTGTAGTTCTAAATCTTCTTAATTTAGATGAAAACTCTAGATTACAAGAACAATGTATTCAAAATATTCAGTTAGCTGTAGCAAAGTGTAAGAAAGCAGCAATTCCATTAATGGTTGAACCGTTAGTAATGACAGCAAAAGCTGGAGCAGGTTCTGCCTCAGTTGGTGATGTAAATAAGATTGCATCTCTAGTGCGCCAAGCAGTTGAGCTTGGAGCCGATATTATTAAAGTCGATGCCACTACCCCAATGAGTGATTTTCATCAGGTAGTTGAAATTGCCTCTGGCGTGCCAGTACTAGTTCGAGGTGGTGGCCAAGTAACACCCCGTGAGTTAATTGAACGAACAAGAATTGCTATTGATAGCGGTGCCTCTGGTGTTGTTTATGGCCGAAATGTAGTGCAGCATGCAAACCCAGCTAAATTTATTAAATCAATACGTGCAATTGTGCATCAAGATGCAACTGTTGATGAAGCCATGAAGATTTTGGATAAATAA
- a CDS encoding aldo/keto reductase: MGTNVFGWSADQEQSFKVLDAYVTHGGNFLDTADNYSQWKEGNTGGESETIIGNWMKARGNRDKIVLATKVAKLSTRRGLSPDNIKAALNDSLSRLQTDYIDIYYSHEDDLVVPTIDTLVTYTELIKEGKIRYIAASQHKADRFEQALLISKRNNLASYIALQDHYNLMVRDPFESEQAQVVIKHNLSALPFYGLAKGFLTGKYRGVNTVNSVRSTSASEYLDQVGLSTLTVLDEIAKEHKAAVAAIALAWLRSNNAISTPIASARTVEQLDEIIQIVNLSKEQVDRLNIASKR; encoded by the coding sequence TTGGGCACAAATGTGTTTGGTTGGAGCGCTGATCAGGAGCAATCTTTTAAAGTCCTAGATGCATACGTCACCCATGGTGGTAATTTTCTTGATACAGCAGATAATTATTCGCAGTGGAAGGAAGGTAATACTGGCGGTGAATCTGAGACCATAATTGGTAACTGGATGAAGGCGCGAGGTAATAGAGACAAAATTGTCTTAGCTACAAAAGTTGCCAAACTATCAACTAGGCGTGGATTATCACCAGATAACATTAAGGCGGCACTAAATGATTCACTTTCAAGACTTCAAACTGATTATATTGATATCTACTACTCACACGAAGATGACCTGGTAGTTCCAACGATAGATACATTAGTTACTTACACTGAATTAATTAAAGAGGGAAAAATTAGATACATTGCTGCCTCTCAACATAAAGCAGATAGATTTGAACAAGCGCTCTTGATATCTAAGCGAAATAACTTAGCCTCCTACATTGCGCTACAAGATCACTACAACCTGATGGTGAGAGATCCATTTGAATCAGAGCAAGCACAGGTTGTGATAAAACATAATCTCTCAGCGCTACCTTTTTATGGTTTGGCTAAAGGATTTTTGACTGGAAAATATCGAGGTGTGAACACAGTTAACTCAGTTAGATCAACCTCAGCAAGTGAATATTTAGATCAGGTTGGCCTTTCAACCCTAACTGTCTTAGATGAAATTGCCAAAGAACATAAAGCTGCAGTAGCTGCAATTGCCTTAGCATGGCTAAGGTCAAATAACGCCATTAGCACACCAATTGCAAGTGCTAGAACAGTTGAGCAGCTAGATGAGATTATTCAAATTGTTAATTTGTCTAAAGAGCAGGTTGATCGACTAAATATTGCAAGTAAGCGTTAA
- a CDS encoding SDR family NAD(P)-dependent oxidoreductase, producing MAENWKHKSHLDQYRIDGKIAIVTGGGQGIGESCAHALVEAGANVIIVGRNEDNLNAVSTELNKKGQSSYFVADLVNTVEIKALQDYVAKKYKRADILINNAGIGQWKSALDITTEDWDLMIKTNLSSAFQLSQQFGKMMIDNKYGKIVNISSISGLIVNSEHSHVHYLTSKAGLIHLTRGLAVEWIKSGVRVNCITPGYTATKMLTDLLLSPDGIKIGKKINELTPAGHMAEVTDISQGVLFFSVPASDYITGQILSIDGGYTLL from the coding sequence ATGGCAGAAAATTGGAAGCACAAGTCACATTTAGATCAATATAGGATTGACGGAAAAATTGCCATAGTAACTGGTGGTGGACAAGGAATTGGAGAATCTTGTGCACACGCATTAGTTGAAGCAGGTGCTAATGTAATTATTGTTGGGAGAAATGAAGATAATTTAAATGCGGTGTCTACAGAGTTAAATAAAAAAGGACAGTCCAGTTATTTTGTTGCAGATTTAGTTAATACAGTGGAGATTAAAGCATTACAAGATTATGTAGCAAAGAAGTACAAAAGAGCTGACATTTTGATTAATAATGCAGGTATAGGTCAATGGAAATCTGCTCTTGATATTACTACTGAAGATTGGGACTTGATGATAAAGACTAATCTTTCATCAGCTTTCCAACTCTCACAACAGTTTGGCAAGATGATGATTGATAATAAGTACGGCAAAATTGTAAATATTTCATCGATATCTGGATTGATTGTAAATAGTGAACATAGTCATGTGCATTACCTAACAAGCAAAGCTGGATTAATCCACCTAACTAGAGGCCTGGCCGTTGAGTGGATAAAGTCTGGCGTTAGAGTAAATTGCATTACACCTGGGTATACAGCAACAAAAATGCTGACAGACCTTCTTTTATCTCCCGATGGGATTAAAATAGGTAAAAAAATTAATGAATTAACTCCGGCTGGCCATATGGCTGAGGTGACTGATATTAGTCAAGGAGTTCTTTTTTTCTCTGTACCTGCTTCTGATTATATTACAGGTCAAATTTTATCAATTGATGGTGGTTACACTCTTTTATAG
- the heR gene encoding heliorhodopsin HeR, translating to MSKPLTAERLRKTNIYAGVLHLAQMAAVLALSSDFSLPINATYMSGPPGSTYAPPVTLFETPIGLTVAIFLGLSAFFHFLVASGKFYPRYAAGLALKRNYFRWVEYSISSSVMIVLIAQVTGVADITAIISIFGVNASMILFGWLQEKYESPGNGGWLPYIFGCITGLVPWIALCFYVFGIGGAGETKAPAFVYVIVFTIFLFFNSFALVQFLQYKKVGKWSDYLRGEATYITLSLVAKSALAWQIFANTLIPPA from the coding sequence ATGAGTAAACCATTAACGGCTGAAAGATTACGTAAAACTAATATCTACGCTGGTGTATTACACCTAGCTCAAATGGCAGCAGTACTTGCCCTAAGTAGTGACTTCTCACTTCCAATAAATGCTACCTATATGTCTGGCCCACCAGGAAGCACATATGCTCCCCCAGTAACATTATTTGAAACACCAATTGGTTTAACAGTTGCAATCTTTTTAGGTCTTTCGGCCTTTTTCCACTTCTTAGTTGCAAGTGGCAAGTTTTATCCAAGATATGCAGCAGGCTTGGCGTTAAAACGTAATTATTTCCGTTGGGTTGAGTACTCAATTAGCTCATCGGTAATGATTGTTTTAATTGCGCAAGTTACTGGTGTTGCAGATATAACTGCAATCATCTCTATCTTTGGCGTTAATGCTTCAATGATTTTATTTGGCTGGTTGCAAGAGAAGTATGAGAGCCCAGGAAACGGTGGTTGGCTTCCATACATCTTTGGTTGTATTACCGGGCTTGTGCCCTGGATTGCGCTTTGTTTTTATGTCTTTGGCATAGGTGGCGCCGGAGAAACAAAGGCTCCAGCATTTGTTTATGTAATTGTATTTACTATCTTCTTATTCTTTAACTCATTTGCACTTGTGCAATTTCTGCAATATAAAAAGGTGGGTAAATGGAGTGATTACCTTCGTGGTGAGGCTACCTATATCACCCTATCTTTGGTTGCAAAGTCAGCACTTGCATGGCAGATCTTTGCAAACACATTAATACCACCTGCCTAA
- a CDS encoding zinc-dependent alcohol dehydrogenase, whose product MAEKMKAAVITGVKKIEVIDVPMPIIGPRDVLLKIKSAGLCTWEQRIYTGQTKADYPFLGGHENAGEISAIGDLVTNVKVGDRVTMGSSSCGSCRACLRGEDKGCVDHFLNFSLKGGQYGPGGFAQYKVHRSDGVFPVGNANWDQAALAEPLSCAIHAARLINARLGDTAVVFGAGTMGLMNTLVLKKSGLRVAVVDINEERLEKAKAIGADLVFKTGAGIRERIKEAFLGGVDFAITAYGSDEVNQDGLDVLNNRGKICLFASAHPVTPFAIDPNLMHNKETSAVGVVSADRRDHAVATEMIANNQIDLSALIDNSYPLEQASDAFEQATSTPSYRVMLNP is encoded by the coding sequence ATGGCTGAAAAAATGAAGGCTGCAGTTATTACTGGTGTTAAAAAAATTGAAGTTATTGATGTACCTATGCCAATTATTGGTCCACGAGATGTTTTACTAAAGATTAAATCAGCTGGACTGTGCACTTGGGAACAACGTATCTATACCGGCCAAACTAAAGCTGATTATCCTTTTTTAGGTGGGCATGAAAATGCTGGTGAGATCTCAGCAATTGGTGATCTAGTAACTAATGTAAAGGTTGGAGATCGAGTCACGATGGGTTCATCCTCATGTGGTAGTTGCCGAGCCTGTCTTAGAGGTGAAGATAAAGGATGCGTGGATCACTTTTTAAATTTCTCACTTAAAGGTGGGCAATATGGTCCAGGTGGATTTGCGCAATATAAAGTGCATCGCAGTGATGGCGTTTTTCCAGTCGGTAACGCTAATTGGGATCAGGCAGCACTTGCAGAGCCATTATCTTGCGCCATCCATGCTGCTCGACTAATTAATGCACGATTAGGTGACACTGCAGTTGTATTTGGTGCCGGCACAATGGGATTAATGAACACATTAGTGCTTAAGAAATCAGGACTTAGAGTTGCAGTAGTTGATATCAATGAAGAGCGGCTTGAAAAAGCTAAGGCAATTGGAGCTGATTTAGTTTTTAAAACTGGTGCTGGCATTAGAGAGCGAATTAAAGAGGCTTTTCTTGGTGGCGTTGATTTTGCAATTACTGCTTATGGCAGTGATGAAGTTAATCAAGATGGCTTAGATGTATTAAATAATCGTGGCAAGATCTGCTTATTTGCCTCAGCTCACCCAGTTACGCCATTTGCAATTGACCCAAATCTTATGCATAACAAAGAAACATCGGCGGTAGGCGTTGTTAGTGCTGATCGGCGTGATCACGCAGTAGCAACTGAAATGATTGCAAATAATCAAATAGATCTATCTGCCTTAATCGATAACTCATATCCATTAGAACAAGCATCTGATGCTTTTGAGCAAGCAACCTCAACACCTAGCTATCGGGTAATGCTTAATCCTTAA